A part of Desulfobacter sp. genomic DNA contains:
- a CDS encoding transposase: MKKKRYSEEQIVKILLEAEKQERPIAEFCKLGGFSEQSYYRWKKKYGGMSVPDVKRLRELEKENVRLKRLLAERDLEVDALKAVVSKKW, encoded by the coding sequence ATGAAAAAGAAACGCTATTCTGAAGAACAGATCGTCAAAATTCTGCTTGAAGCCGAGAAACAGGAAAGACCTATCGCTGAATTCTGCAAGCTGGGAGGATTCTCCGAGCAAAGCTATTACCGCTGGAAAAAGAAATACGGTGGCATGTCCGTTCCGGATGTAAAGCGGCTGCGAGAGTTGGAGAAGGAGAACGTACGATTAAAAAGGCTCCTGGCTGAACGGGACCTCGAAGTTGATGCTCTAAAGGCGGTGGTCTCAAAAAAGTGGTAA
- a CDS encoding PAS domain S-box protein encodes MFYVLFYVLVLLLVSVRPSLGKDARHVLLLNSYHKGYLWTDEITRGIEDGLKNENIELHVEYLDTKRQFDLVYRSILNRLLSWKHSQHHYDLVITSDNNAFDYFIEQGRQFFGDTPHIFCGLNYLNKQTLNGLEHTTGINEKADLKSNLSLIKYLHPHCDTVFVITDNTITGKIIQQEVKKLQPLFSKSIQIKLIYDVSFKELKTELNHMKSGAVGLYTFFSRDKYGKFMEFDEAAQLVADNSQVPIYGAWDFTLGSGIVGGYLVDGYQHGEAAAAQALKVLNGANISDVPVMWDTPVISLFDYNGLKKHNIPVHRLPSDSRVVNKPTSFYFRYKFMIWNVVSGFLFLILALIGTISGLIRAKRSEKKEQEGREHLQTTLNSIGDAVIATDINGYITQINPVAEHLTGWSRDQALGMPLGQVFKIIHAKTRLPAENPVLEVLETGDQAGRPNHMVLVSRTNDEYQISESAAPITSRNGGLQGVVLAFKDMTEEYALLNTLRKSELLHRNLFEKSSDAIFMVNRHSGICLDANHAAIELTERRLEELNQLAIRDIFTEIADKWAAPGIVSEQAVKLGEVRYSPPGGSDKRVRVSSVILDDDTMVGFAKDITKRKKAEEELIKSKEKFSKLFYHSPVWLLVSTVDKGRYIDVNDAFCRVTGYDREEVIGKTSIEFGLWENPEERRDIVALLNRDGQFDAHPVRFRMRDGTIRNFLWSAVVIDVDGENCALSTIIDITEIENTRKEKDRLAEQLHQAHKMEAIGTLAGGIAHDFNNILSGIFGYTQMALTHIGDREKACEDINEVLKGAHRAADLTRQILTFSRKTEYEKRPFKIYLEINEALKLLRSTIPSFIEIKKQLNSRSMVLADPVRIHQLIMNLCTNAYHAMAESGGILNISLTDVNVTEDKFIRGKRLPAAGYLKLEVSDSGVGMDKNTLKRAFDPYFTTKGVGQGTGLGLSIVKAIVEEHDAFLDIISAPSKGSTFFIYFPVVEKQEKNRAADTKSSTRLRGSETIMIVDDEEAIRNVCKANLEDYGYKVAVYENGDKALRAFKKDINSFDMVISDITMPVLTGDKLCQEILKIKPDLPVILFTGISQGAADSNAVKAGAKKLIQKPFDNTELIGFVREFLDKKTK; translated from the coding sequence TTGTTTTATGTCTTGTTTTACGTTTTGGTTCTGCTGCTGGTCTCTGTTCGCCCCTCCTTGGGAAAAGATGCCCGTCATGTTTTATTATTGAATTCCTACCATAAAGGATACCTGTGGACCGACGAGATTACGCGAGGCATAGAAGACGGACTGAAAAACGAAAACATCGAGCTTCATGTGGAATACCTGGATACCAAGCGTCAGTTTGATCTGGTTTACAGAAGTATACTGAACAGATTGTTGTCGTGGAAACACAGTCAACACCATTACGATCTGGTGATAACATCAGACAATAATGCCTTTGATTATTTTATCGAACAGGGAAGACAGTTTTTCGGCGATACACCGCATATTTTCTGCGGCTTGAATTATTTAAACAAACAAACGCTAAACGGCCTTGAGCACACCACAGGAATAAACGAAAAGGCGGATCTGAAATCAAATCTTTCCCTGATTAAATACCTGCATCCGCACTGCGATACGGTTTTTGTCATTACGGACAATACCATAACAGGTAAAATAATCCAGCAGGAGGTGAAGAAACTTCAGCCTCTGTTTTCAAAGTCAATACAGATCAAGCTGATCTATGATGTCTCTTTTAAAGAGCTGAAAACAGAGCTAAATCACATGAAATCAGGGGCTGTGGGCCTGTACACCTTTTTTTCCAGGGATAAATACGGAAAATTCATGGAGTTTGATGAGGCTGCACAATTGGTCGCGGATAATTCCCAGGTTCCAATATACGGGGCCTGGGATTTTACATTGGGTTCAGGTATTGTCGGCGGATACCTGGTAGACGGATACCAGCACGGTGAAGCGGCCGCGGCCCAGGCTTTGAAAGTGCTCAATGGCGCAAATATCAGCGATGTTCCAGTAATGTGGGATACCCCGGTCATCTCACTGTTTGATTACAACGGGCTGAAAAAACATAATATCCCGGTACATAGGCTGCCGTCCGATTCGAGGGTGGTCAATAAACCCACATCATTTTATTTCAGGTATAAATTTATGATCTGGAATGTGGTCAGCGGATTTTTATTTCTCATCCTTGCGCTGATCGGAACAATTTCCGGATTAATAAGGGCAAAAAGATCAGAAAAAAAAGAACAGGAAGGCCGGGAACACCTCCAGACCACCTTAAATTCCATCGGCGATGCGGTTATTGCCACGGATATTAACGGATATATCACCCAGATTAACCCGGTGGCCGAGCACCTGACCGGCTGGTCCAGGGATCAGGCGCTGGGGATGCCACTTGGTCAGGTTTTTAAGATTATTCATGCCAAGACCCGCTTGCCGGCAGAAAATCCTGTTCTGGAAGTCCTTGAGACGGGAGACCAGGCAGGGCGACCCAACCACATGGTTCTGGTATCCAGAACCAATGACGAGTATCAAATATCTGAATCCGCCGCGCCCATAACAAGCCGGAATGGGGGGCTCCAGGGCGTTGTCCTGGCTTTTAAGGATATGACAGAAGAATACGCGCTTTTAAATACACTGAGAAAAAGTGAGCTTTTGCATCGAAACCTGTTCGAAAAAAGCAGTGACGCCATTTTTATGGTGAACAGGCACAGCGGCATATGCCTGGATGCCAATCATGCGGCCATTGAACTTACGGAGCGTCGACTTGAGGAGTTGAATCAATTGGCGATCCGGGACATTTTCACAGAAATTGCAGATAAGTGGGCAGCCCCGGGCATAGTTTCGGAACAGGCGGTGAAGCTGGGCGAGGTACGGTATTCACCGCCTGGTGGATCGGACAAAAGGGTCAGGGTCAGTTCTGTCATTCTGGATGATGATACAATGGTGGGGTTTGCAAAAGACATTACCAAGCGGAAAAAGGCGGAAGAGGAATTAATCAAATCCAAAGAAAAATTTTCCAAATTATTCTACCACAGCCCGGTATGGCTGCTGGTGTCCACGGTTGATAAAGGGCGGTACATCGATGTCAATGATGCGTTTTGCCGGGTAACGGGCTATGACAGGGAAGAAGTCATTGGTAAAACATCCATTGAATTCGGGCTTTGGGAAAATCCTGAAGAGCGGAGGGATATTGTTGCGCTTCTCAACAGGGACGGCCAATTTGATGCCCACCCCGTCAGATTCCGGATGAGGGACGGGACCATCCGGAATTTTTTGTGGTCCGCTGTTGTCATCGATGTCGATGGCGAAAACTGTGCACTCAGTACCATCATTGATATCACTGAAATAGAGAATACACGAAAAGAGAAAGACAGGCTTGCGGAACAACTTCACCAGGCACATAAGATGGAGGCCATCGGGACGCTTGCCGGGGGAATTGCCCATGACTTCAACAATATTCTTTCCGGCATTTTCGGATATACCCAAATGGCACTCACCCACATCGGAGACAGGGAAAAGGCGTGCGAGGATATAAACGAGGTATTGAAAGGCGCACATAGGGCGGCCGATTTGACCAGACAGATTCTGACCTTCAGCAGGAAAACAGAGTATGAAAAACGACCGTTTAAAATTTATCTGGAAATTAATGAAGCATTAAAGCTGTTACGGTCGACAATACCCTCTTTCATAGAAATAAAAAAACAGCTTAATTCCCGTTCCATGGTTTTGGCGGATCCCGTCCGGATCCATCAATTGATAATGAATCTTTGCACCAATGCATATCACGCAATGGCGGAGTCCGGCGGGATACTCAATATCTCTTTAACCGATGTCAATGTCACGGAGGACAAATTTATCCGGGGCAAAAGATTGCCGGCTGCCGGCTATTTAAAACTTGAAGTCAGTGATTCCGGCGTGGGCATGGATAAGAATACATTGAAAAGAGCCTTTGATCCCTATTTCACGACAAAAGGTGTCGGGCAGGGAACGGGATTGGGGCTGTCAATTGTCAAGGCAATCGTTGAGGAACATGATGCGTTTTTGGACATCATCAGTGCGCCTTCCAAGGGGTCAACATTTTTCATCTATTTTCCCGTTGTTGAAAAGCAGGAAAAAAATAGGGCGGCGGATACCAAAAGCAGCACCCGCCTGCGCGGCAGTGAAACAATCATGATTGTTGATGATGAAGAGGCGATCCGGAATGTATGTAAAGCCAACTTAGAGGATTACGGATATAAAGTCGCTGTTTATGAAAATGGCGATAAGGCGTTACGGGCATTTAAAAAGGACATCAACTCTTTTGATATGGTTATTTCAGACATAACAATGCCGGTTCTGACCGGGGATAAGCTTTGCCAAGAGATTCTGAAAATTAAACCCGATCTACCCGTAATTTTGTTTACGGGTATCAGCCAGGGCGCTGCCGACTCCAATGCCGTGAAGGCCGGGGCTAAAAAACTGATTCAAAAGCCATTTGACAATACCGAACTGATTGGTTTTGTGCGTGAATTTTTAGACAAAAAAACAAAATGA
- a CDS encoding response regulator, with translation MMHLNPLKAIPAKKRTIKNSTGIFAFAIILQITTVLGTFAIHYFQEDARKELEIIQAVEQALCKALSLENGANAPADEKEDQVMVQYAKIKQLMYSPRVHMAAYLVSQREGIFTRMTGLREQRDAIHTRIQAMLPNLAGSIQYIHAHHIAYLKNILTATPLNPDGRIMPGYFGRKNDTPAPEIYIIEAVLQIHADMQMIYDTFSKLKSGLSPAGISAEFNARIQAFYNSVNRFEDYSLDAQDGILTEELLINGRTFESSFKQFLDIETRLMALEKQFEANRNTFLDHVEHEKQLKILAHTDMYKLMNGLQMLSLSTSLFMLFLLFFFGWAFISGFRRTLQETRRIREDINYRIPVSEADFTELSGIFNALNSMSDTIQAQVTELQAAKTDLEQRVMRRTRELQGVNEQLKKEIEERIAGEQARMDLEKRLFQSGKMESLGNLAGGIAHDFNNILTGIMAYAQLGQMQINKDPDRAKKQIEMVEKGTRRAADLVGRILTFTRRDDQKKIQLNLSELVAEALKLIRSTIPSYIRVNEEIESQACVFGDPTRLHQVLMNLCTNAAHAMNKNGGTLSVRLSETSITEQDTTVLRSLPPGRYASLEIKDTGTGIPKADLEHIFEPYFTTKKPGDGTGLGLAIVYSIIQDHNGHISVDSVRGEGSVFSILIPCTRTQAQLSETPPADTGIPATGSGHLMVVDDEANIRNAFRDMLEDCGYQVSIFKNGAEALAAFEAVPHGYDLIITDLTMPEMSGDDLIRHILGKRPTLPIILCSGFREKTGKARAYMHDNCCFLQKPVDTRNLTAKIHEMIDRAQAGSPAPGG, from the coding sequence ATGATGCACCTTAACCCGCTGAAAGCAATCCCGGCAAAAAAAAGAACCATAAAAAACAGCACAGGGATCTTCGCTTTTGCCATCATTCTCCAGATCACCACGGTTCTCGGGACCTTTGCCATCCATTATTTTCAGGAAGACGCAAGAAAAGAACTGGAAATCATCCAGGCCGTTGAACAGGCGCTTTGCAAAGCCCTTTCATTGGAAAATGGCGCCAATGCACCGGCGGATGAAAAAGAAGACCAGGTCATGGTGCAATACGCCAAAATAAAACAGTTGATGTATTCTCCCCGGGTACATATGGCCGCATATCTGGTCTCCCAGCGGGAAGGCATTTTCACCCGGATGACCGGCCTGCGTGAACAAAGGGATGCCATCCATACCCGGATACAGGCCATGCTGCCCAACCTGGCCGGCAGCATCCAGTATATCCATGCCCACCATATTGCCTACTTGAAAAATATTCTCACCGCCACCCCCCTGAATCCAGACGGCAGGATCATGCCCGGCTACTTTGGAAGAAAAAACGATACGCCTGCGCCCGAGATTTACATTATTGAAGCTGTTCTCCAGATCCACGCCGACATGCAGATGATCTACGACACTTTTTCCAAGCTTAAATCCGGCCTCTCGCCCGCCGGCATCAGCGCGGAATTCAATGCCAGAATCCAGGCCTTTTACAATTCGGTCAATCGGTTTGAGGATTACTCCCTGGATGCCCAGGACGGCATCCTGACAGAGGAATTGCTCATTAACGGCCGGACATTTGAAAGCAGTTTCAAGCAATTTCTTGATATTGAAACACGGCTGATGGCCCTTGAGAAACAATTTGAGGCCAACAGAAACACCTTTCTTGATCATGTTGAACATGAGAAGCAGCTCAAGATCCTGGCCCATACCGACATGTACAAGCTGATGAACGGGCTCCAGATGCTCTCCCTGAGCACCAGCCTGTTCATGCTATTCCTGCTTTTCTTTTTCGGGTGGGCATTTATCTCAGGGTTCAGGCGGACATTGCAGGAAACCCGGCGCATCAGAGAGGATATTAATTACCGGATTCCTGTCTCAGAGGCTGATTTCACCGAATTGTCAGGGATTTTCAATGCCCTGAATTCAATGTCGGATACCATCCAGGCCCAGGTGACTGAACTCCAGGCCGCTAAAACAGATCTTGAACAGCGGGTGATGAGGCGGACCCGTGAACTTCAGGGGGTGAACGAACAATTAAAAAAAGAGATTGAGGAGCGGATCGCCGGGGAGCAGGCCCGGATGGATCTTGAAAAACGGCTCTTTCAGTCCGGGAAGATGGAATCCCTGGGCAACCTTGCCGGCGGTATCGCCCATGATTTCAACAATATTCTGACAGGGATCATGGCCTATGCCCAGCTGGGGCAGATGCAGATCAACAAGGATCCCGACAGGGCTAAAAAACAGATTGAGATGGTGGAAAAAGGGACGCGGAGAGCTGCCGATCTCGTCGGCCGTATCCTGACCTTCACCCGGCGGGACGACCAGAAAAAAATTCAATTGAACCTGTCTGAACTGGTGGCGGAAGCGTTGAAACTGATCCGGTCCACCATTCCGTCCTATATCCGGGTCAATGAAGAGATTGAATCCCAGGCCTGTGTATTCGGGGATCCCACCCGCCTCCACCAGGTTTTAATGAACCTGTGCACCAATGCCGCCCATGCCATGAATAAAAACGGCGGGACTTTGTCCGTACGACTTTCCGAAACATCCATCACTGAACAGGATACCACCGTTCTGCGGTCCCTTCCCCCGGGCAGGTATGCCTCCCTGGAAATCAAGGATACCGGAACCGGTATCCCCAAGGCCGATCTGGAACATATTTTCGAGCCCTATTTCACCACCAAAAAACCGGGGGACGGCACCGGCCTTGGCCTGGCCATTGTCTATTCGATTATCCAGGATCACAATGGCCATATCAGCGTGGACTCGGTCAGGGGAGAAGGGTCTGTATTCTCCATTCTTATTCCCTGTACCCGAACTCAGGCGCAATTGTCCGAGACTCCGCCGGCGGATACCGGCATCCCTGCAACAGGCAGCGGGCACCTCATGGTTGTGGATGACGAGGCGAATATTCGAAACGCATTTAGAGACATGCTTGAAGACTGCGGCTACCAGGTTTCCATTTTTAAGAACGGCGCCGAGGCCCTGGCCGCCTTTGAAGCCGTGCCCCATGGGTATGACCTGATAATTACGGATTTAACCATGCCGGAAATGAGCGGTGATGACCTTATCCGGCACATACTCGGGAAAAGGCCCACCCTGCCGATCATCCTCTGTTCGGGTTTCCGGGAGAAGACCGGTAAAGCCAGGGCCTATATGCATGACAACTGCTGCTTCCTGCAAAAACCCGTGGACACCCGCAACCTGACTGCAAAAATACATGAAATGATTGACAGGGCCCAGGCCGGGTCCCCTGCCCCGGGCGGATAG
- a CDS encoding YaeQ family protein yields MALKPTIYKFKVTLADIDRGHYNDLSLTVARHPSENTERMMARVLAFCMNDCEGLAFTKGLSTTEEPDIWQRSLDGRVALWIDIGEPAAERIKKASRQAEKVRVYPFNFKSEEWYKREQAKLSLLPVSVIQFQWKGVQSMAAMAERTMEISVTVSDGRIYVSGEKDECEIPWTIHQ; encoded by the coding sequence GTGGCGTTAAAACCCACCATTTACAAATTCAAAGTCACCCTGGCCGATATCGACCGGGGCCATTACAATGACCTCAGCCTTACCGTTGCCCGCCATCCTTCGGAAAATACAGAACGGATGATGGCCAGGGTACTGGCCTTCTGCATGAATGATTGTGAGGGCCTGGCCTTTACAAAAGGGCTGTCCACAACCGAAGAACCTGATATTTGGCAACGGTCCCTGGACGGCCGGGTCGCCCTGTGGATTGACATTGGAGAACCCGCTGCCGAACGGATCAAAAAGGCTTCCCGGCAGGCCGAAAAGGTGAGGGTCTACCCCTTTAATTTCAAATCCGAGGAATGGTATAAACGGGAACAGGCCAAGCTGTCCCTGCTGCCGGTATCCGTTATCCAGTTCCAGTGGAAAGGCGTCCAGTCCATGGCGGCGATGGCAGAGCGGACAATGGAAATCAGCGTCACCGTTTCCGACGGCAGGATCTATGTCTCAGGGGAAAAGGATGAATGTGAAATCCCATGGACCATACATCAGTAG
- a CDS encoding PAS domain-containing sensor histidine kinase yields MKPYIHMINYWETAVPDLQTSKFFDKLNFISMKRKADYDVSTLTQQSDISVVFIDDHREGCLKKIARIAKSMVNMEIIAAVDIDDSDTGIQALQSGASDFMIVPAKASTFDFYINRALERIYLHSHICFNENCYKSRFAHSQRNYQQLFNEVPCFVFVQDGDYGIIDANRKFEEYFGHHIGEYCFGILKNRDEPCRECPVRKTIKDGVNQISEMEIISSDGVKHVVLCYTAPIRDASGRPVNSLVVLMDITEARLLEDHLTSLGFMIGSISHGIKGLLTNLDGGLYLMETGLNTHRIEKVKEGYDMTRDMTSRIKKLVLDILYYTKTRTLEWEPVSCKAFVDEAFSLVAMKAQKNGIVVETKFETLTGNDNFDIDKNSLQTALVNILENGIEACMDDKNTGKDHTITFQARVDKEKVLFKIQDNGQGMDKSTLKNIFTIFFSSKGNKGTGLGLFIANKVINQHRGDIKVVSTKNKGTKFIIKLPRTAPITARNLRQLSTVK; encoded by the coding sequence ATGAAGCCTTATATCCATATGATCAACTATTGGGAAACCGCGGTTCCCGATCTCCAGACCTCCAAATTTTTTGACAAGCTGAATTTTATCTCCATGAAACGGAAGGCGGACTATGATGTCTCCACCCTGACCCAGCAAAGCGATATTTCCGTGGTGTTCATTGACGACCATAGGGAAGGCTGTCTTAAAAAAATTGCCAGAATTGCCAAAAGCATGGTGAATATGGAAATTATCGCAGCCGTTGATATCGATGATTCAGACACCGGTATCCAGGCCCTGCAAAGCGGCGCATCTGATTTCATGATTGTACCGGCAAAGGCCTCCACCTTTGATTTTTACATTAACAGGGCCTTGGAACGGATTTACCTGCACAGCCATATCTGCTTCAATGAAAACTGCTATAAAAGCCGGTTTGCCCACTCCCAGCGCAATTACCAGCAATTGTTCAATGAGGTGCCCTGCTTTGTTTTTGTCCAGGACGGGGACTACGGCATCATAGACGCCAACCGGAAATTTGAGGAATATTTCGGCCACCACATCGGCGAATACTGCTTCGGCATTCTGAAAAACCGGGACGAACCCTGCCGGGAGTGTCCGGTGCGCAAAACGATCAAGGACGGGGTGAACCAGATCTCGGAAATGGAAATCATCTCCTCGGACGGGGTGAAACACGTGGTGCTGTGCTACACCGCCCCCATCCGGGATGCATCTGGCAGGCCGGTGAACTCCCTTGTGGTGCTCATGGACATCACCGAAGCAAGGCTCCTTGAAGACCATCTGACCTCCCTGGGTTTCATGATCGGGTCCATCTCCCACGGGATCAAGGGGCTGCTCACCAACCTCGACGGCGGCCTGTACCTGATGGAAACCGGTCTCAACACCCACCGCATCGAAAAGGTCAAAGAGGGGTATGATATGACCCGGGACATGACCTCACGGATAAAAAAGCTGGTTCTGGATATCCTCTATTATACCAAAACACGTACCCTGGAATGGGAACCGGTATCATGCAAGGCCTTTGTTGACGAAGCCTTTTCCCTGGTGGCCATGAAAGCACAGAAAAACGGTATTGTGGTTGAAACCAAATTCGAAACCCTCACCGGAAACGACAATTTCGATATCGACAAAAACAGCCTCCAGACGGCCTTGGTAAATATCCTGGAAAACGGCATCGAAGCCTGTATGGACGATAAAAATACCGGCAAGGACCATACCATCACCTTCCAGGCCCGGGTGGACAAGGAAAAGGTATTGTTCAAAATCCAGGACAACGGGCAGGGCATGGACAAGTCCACCCTTAAAAATATCTTCACCATCTTTTTCTCCTCCAAGGGAAACAAGGGGACAGGGCTGGGGCTGTTCATCGCCAACAAGGTCATCAACCAGCACCGTGGGGATATTAAGGTGGTTTCCACCAAGAATAAGGGCACTAAATTCATCATCAAACTGCCCAGGACCGCCCCCATCACCGCCCGTAACTTAAGACAGCTCAGCACAGTGAAATGA
- a CDS encoding sigma-54-dependent Fis family transcriptional regulator encodes MDYTLFIVDDETTIREGITAYIEDDYTVFSYGTAEEALGAFAEIKPDLVLLDIGLPGMDGMAALDRFKALDGDVVVIMITAYEDVGSVIQCMKQGAYDYIVKPLQMEGLEVTISNALETIRLRREIKDLQEGRIKKEMPCFIGESRVIHEIMSYIEKVAKSPDTPVLILGETGTGKELLASTIHYRSPNFAGPFITVNCAAIPRDLIESELFGYEKGAFSGAGPNGKKGLIELADKGTLFLDEVGDLNPDAQAKLLRFMENGEFYRVGSTQKQHVATRIVSATNRDLEEMIEKDEFRSDLFYRISVVSIQVPALNQRGGDVEIFAQHFLKFFNAKFSRRLTGIRDDAMAMLRQYKWKGNVREMKNMIERGVLTAEGPELTPSDLGLDAAMAGKSSQKATPLELPPLSSEGVDLARMKAYMDEFYFTRAMELAGGNETRAAKLLNLKHHAFRYQYKKIMAEKGSGKDAPCQ; translated from the coding sequence ATGGATTACACCCTTTTTATTGTCGATGACGAAACCACCATCAGGGAAGGCATCACCGCTTATATCGAAGATGATTACACCGTATTTTCCTATGGAACCGCAGAAGAGGCCCTTGGGGCCTTTGCTGAAATAAAACCGGACCTGGTGCTTCTGGACATCGGACTGCCGGGCATGGACGGCATGGCCGCCCTTGACCGGTTCAAAGCCCTGGATGGCGATGTGGTGGTGATAATGATCACGGCATACGAGGATGTGGGCTCGGTGATCCAATGCATGAAGCAGGGCGCCTATGACTATATTGTGAAACCCCTGCAGATGGAAGGGCTGGAGGTGACCATTTCCAATGCCCTGGAAACCATTCGGCTGCGCAGGGAAATAAAGGACCTTCAGGAAGGCCGGATCAAAAAGGAGATGCCCTGCTTTATCGGTGAGAGCCGGGTCATTCACGAGATCATGTCCTATATTGAAAAGGTGGCCAAAAGCCCGGATACGCCGGTGCTGATTTTAGGAGAGACCGGTACGGGAAAGGAATTGCTGGCCTCAACCATCCATTACCGGAGTCCGAATTTTGCCGGGCCTTTTATCACCGTGAACTGTGCCGCCATTCCCAGGGATCTCATTGAAAGTGAATTGTTCGGATATGAAAAAGGGGCGTTTTCCGGGGCCGGGCCCAATGGAAAAAAAGGGTTGATTGAGCTGGCGGACAAGGGCACCCTCTTTTTGGACGAGGTGGGTGATCTCAACCCCGATGCCCAGGCTAAGCTGCTCAGGTTCATGGAAAACGGGGAGTTCTACAGGGTGGGGTCCACCCAAAAGCAGCATGTCGCCACCCGGATTGTTTCGGCCACCAACCGGGATCTGGAAGAGATGATCGAAAAGGATGAATTCCGCAGCGACCTTTTTTATAGGATTTCAGTGGTTTCCATCCAGGTGCCGGCCCTGAATCAACGGGGCGGGGATGTGGAAATCTTTGCCCAGCATTTTTTAAAATTTTTCAATGCCAAATTCAGCCGCCGCCTCACCGGGATACGGGATGATGCCATGGCCATGCTCAGGCAGTACAAATGGAAGGGCAATGTCAGGGAAATGAAAAATATGATTGAACGGGGGGTACTCACGGCTGAAGGCCCGGAGCTGACCCCATCGGATCTGGGACTGGATGCCGCCATGGCCGGCAAATCCTCCCAAAAAGCAACCCCCCTTGAACTGCCGCCGTTATCATCGGAGGGGGTGGACCTGGCCCGAATGAAGGCATATATGGATGAGTTTTATTTTACCCGGGCCATGGAACTTGCCGGCGGCAATGAAACCCGGGCTGCAAAACTGCTGAACCTTAAACACCATGCCTTCAGATACCAGTACAAGAAAATTATGGCGGAGAAAGGTTCAGGAAAAGACGCCCCCTGTCAATAA
- the rsgA gene encoding ribosome small subunit-dependent GTPase A: MKKKKNQHSSGVAEEKGTIIAHYGIAVGVLFESGQRRKIKVKRRAGHVVGDNVILRGHRLEGLPRKTALSRRDSRGSVRIIGANLDILGIVVSPLPAPTAGFIDQAVICARQAGLTPVLVINKSDLDIADAFVSDITSLYQGILDIFVVSAHAGHGLDRLTAFLGNGHRGFFVGVSGAGKSSLLNTICPELDLRIGDLYDAGKRGCNTTTVSTLHKLPGGGELVDTPGFNEFGLVDVRMEDLADVFPGFESLDPGACRFRNCRHRTEPGCALSEMLEQGTISRERYEAYLAIMDQLEAGDDLFRKRR, encoded by the coding sequence TTGAAAAAAAAGAAAAATCAACATTCTTCCGGTGTTGCTGAAGAAAAGGGGACCATCATCGCCCATTACGGCATTGCCGTGGGGGTGCTCTTTGAATCCGGCCAGCGGCGGAAAATAAAGGTAAAACGGCGGGCAGGCCACGTGGTGGGAGACAATGTGATCTTAAGGGGACATCGCCTTGAGGGGCTTCCCAGGAAGACCGCCTTATCCCGCCGGGATTCCCGGGGCAGTGTCCGAATCATCGGCGCCAATCTCGATATTCTCGGAATCGTGGTGTCGCCGTTGCCGGCCCCCACAGCCGGATTCATCGACCAGGCCGTGATCTGTGCCCGCCAGGCCGGACTGACACCGGTTCTGGTAATCAATAAATCAGACCTCGACATTGCCGATGCATTCGTTTCGGATATAACGTCACTCTACCAGGGGATACTGGATATTTTTGTTGTCAGTGCCCACGCCGGACACGGGCTTGACAGGCTGACCGCCTTCCTGGGTAACGGCCACCGGGGATTTTTCGTAGGGGTGTCAGGTGCGGGGAAAAGCAGCCTGCTCAATACCATCTGCCCGGAGCTGGATCTGAGGATCGGAGACCTTTACGATGCCGGAAAGCGGGGATGCAATACCACCACCGTTTCCACCCTTCATAAGCTGCCCGGGGGCGGAGAACTGGTGGATACACCGGGATTCAACGAATTCGGCCTGGTGGACGTTCGCATGGAAGACCTGGCCGATGTTTTTCCGGGGTTTGAATCCCTGGATCCAGGCGCCTGCCGTTTCCGTAACTGCCGCCACCGTACCGAGCCCGGCTGCGCCCTGTCGGAAATGCTTGAACAGGGCACCATTTCCAGGGAACGGTACGAGGCCTACCTTGCCATCATGGACCAGCTTGAAGCCGGGGACGACCTGTTCAGAAAGCGGCGCTGA